A region of Eschrichtius robustus isolate mEscRob2 chromosome 19, mEscRob2.pri, whole genome shotgun sequence DNA encodes the following proteins:
- the NUTF2 gene encoding nuclear transport factor 2: protein MGDKPIWEQIGSSFIQHYYQLFDNDRTQLGAIYIDASCLTWEGQQFQGKAAIVEKLSSLPFQKIQHSITAQDHQPTPDSCIISMVVGQLKADEDPIMGFHQMFLLKNINDAWVCTNDMFRLALHNFG from the exons ATGGGAGACAAGCCAATTTGGGAGCAGATTGGATCCAGCTTCATTCAACATTACTACCAGTTATTTGATAACGACAGAACCCAACTAGGCGCAATTTAT ATTGATGCGTCATGCCTTACGTGGGAAGGACAGCAATTCCAGGGGAAAGCTGCCATTGTGGAGAAATTGTCT AGCCTTCCGTTCCAGAAAATCCAGCATAGCATCACGGCGCAGGACCATCAGCCCACGCCAGATAGCTGCATCATCAGCATGGTTGTGGGCCAGCTTAAG GCCGATGAAGACCCCATCATGGGGTTCCACCAGATGTTCCTATTAAAGAACATCAATGATGCTTGGGTTTGCACCAATGACATGTTCAGGCTTGCCCTGCACAACTTCGGCTGA
- the THAP11 gene encoding THAP domain-containing protein 11: MPGFTCCVPGCYNNSHRDKALHFYTFPKDAELRRLWLKNVSRAGVSGCFSTFQPTTGHRLCSVHFQGGRKTYTVRVPTIFPLRGVNERKVARRPAGAAAARRRQQQQQQQQQQQQQQQQQQQPSPSASTAQTAQLQPNLVSASAAVLLTLQAAVDSSQAPGSVPPAPTTPTGEDVKPIDLTVQVEFAAAEGAAAAAAASELEAATAGLEAAECPMGPQLVVVGEEGFPDTGSDHSYSLSSGTTEEELLRKLNEQRDILALMEVKMKEMKGSIRHLRLTEAKLREELREKDRLLAMAVIRKKHGM; encoded by the coding sequence ATGCCTGGCTTTACGTGCTGCGTGCCAGGCTGCTACAACAACTCGCACCGGGACAAGGCGTTGCACTTCTATACGTTTCCCAAGGACGCTGAGCTGCGGCGCCTTTGGCTCAAGAATGTGTCCCGTGCCGGCGTCAGTGGGTGCTTCTCCACCTTCCAGCCCACCACGGGCCACCGTCTCTGCAGCGTTCACTTCCAGGGCGGCCGCAAAACCTACACGGTGCGGGTCCCCACCATCTTCCCGCTGCGCGGCGTCAACGAGCGCAAAGTAGCGCGCAGACCCGCGGGGGCCGCAGCCGCCCGCcgcaggcagcagcagcagcaacagcagcagcagcaacaacagcagcagcagcagcagcagcagccgtcGCCGTCCGCCTCCACTGCCCAGACCGCTCAGCTGCAGCCGAACCTGGTATCTGCTTCTGCGGCTGTGCTCCTCACCCTTCAGGCTGCTGTGGACAGCAGCCAGGCTCCGGGATCCGTGCCTCCGGCGCCCACCACTCCCACGGGAGAAGATGTGAAGCCCATTGACCTGACGGTGCAAGTGGAGTTCGCGGCCGCAGAGGGCGCAGCCGCCGCAGCCGCTGCGTCGGAGCTTGAGGCTGCTACAGCAGGGCTGGAGGCCGCCGAGTGCCCCATGGGCCCCCAGTTGGTGGTGGTCggggaagagggcttccctgatacTGGCTCCGACCACTCGTACTCGTTGTCGTCAGGCACCACAGAGGAGGAGCTCTTGCGCAAGCTGAACGAGCAGCGGGACATCCTGGCGCTAATGGAGGTGAAGATGAAGGAGATGAAGGGCAGCATCCGTCACCTGCGTCTCACCGAGGCCAAACTCCGTGAAGAACTACGCGAGAAGGATCGGCTGCTGGCCATGGCTGTCATCCGCAAGAAGCACGGAATGTGA